In Janthinobacterium rivuli, a single genomic region encodes these proteins:
- the bioB gene encoding biotin synthase BioB, which yields MSVVQEAAKTVELHRPAARITLPEAATWPIDDVLALFDLPFNDLMFKAQQTHRINFPDGDVELATLLSIKTGGCEEDCGYCPQAARYDTGVEAKKILDIDTVLDAARQAKANGATRFCMGAAWRGPKDRDMDKVEEMVSKVKALGLETCATLGMLEEGQADRLKNAGLDFYNHNLDTAPEFYDNVISTREYQDRLDTLGRVREAGLKVCCGGIVGMGETRLQRAGLIAQLANLNPYPESVPVNHLVQVEGTPLFGLEALDPFEFVRTIAVARITMPKARVRLSAGRRQMGEAVQAMCFLAGANSIFYGDKLLTTDNPEAEDDRVLLGKLGLQTRGAMLESVQKEKCGC from the coding sequence ATGTCCGTAGTCCAAGAAGCAGCAAAAACCGTCGAACTGCACCGCCCTGCGGCGCGCATCACCCTGCCCGAAGCGGCCACCTGGCCCATCGATGATGTGCTGGCCCTGTTCGACCTGCCATTCAATGACCTGATGTTCAAGGCCCAGCAAACGCACCGCATCAACTTCCCCGACGGCGACGTGGAACTGGCGACCCTGTTGTCGATCAAGACGGGCGGCTGCGAGGAAGACTGCGGCTACTGCCCGCAGGCGGCCCGCTACGACACGGGCGTGGAAGCGAAGAAAATCCTCGACATCGACACGGTGCTCGACGCGGCCCGCCAGGCGAAAGCCAACGGCGCCACGCGCTTCTGCATGGGCGCCGCCTGGCGCGGCCCGAAAGACCGCGACATGGACAAAGTCGAGGAGATGGTCAGCAAAGTCAAAGCGCTGGGCCTGGAAACCTGCGCCACCCTGGGCATGCTGGAAGAGGGACAAGCGGACCGCCTGAAAAACGCGGGCCTGGATTTCTATAACCACAACCTCGACACGGCGCCCGAGTTTTACGACAACGTCATCTCCACGCGCGAATACCAGGACCGCCTCGATACTTTGGGCCGCGTGCGCGAAGCGGGCTTGAAAGTATGCTGCGGCGGCATCGTCGGCATGGGCGAGACGCGTCTGCAACGCGCGGGCCTGATCGCCCAGCTGGCGAACCTGAATCCGTATCCGGAATCGGTACCCGTCAACCACCTGGTGCAGGTCGAAGGCACGCCTTTGTTTGGCCTGGAAGCGCTGGATCCGTTCGAATTCGTGCGCACGATTGCCGTCGCACGCATCACCATGCCGAAAGCGCGCGTGCGTTTGTCGGCCGGCCGCCGCCAGATGGGCGAAGCCGTGCAGGCGATGTGCTTCCTGGCTGGCGCCAACTCCATCTTCTACGGCGACAAGCTGCTCACCACCGACAACCCGGAAGCGGAAGACGACCGCGTCTTGCTCGGTAAACTGGGCTTGCAGACGCGCGGCGCCATGCTCGAATCGGTGCAGAAAGAGAAGTGCGGCTGCTGA
- a CDS encoding acetyl/propionyl/methylcrotonyl-CoA carboxylase subunit alpha — protein sequence MFTKILIANRGEIACRVAATARRMGIQTVAVYSEADANAKHVAVCDEAVLIGPAPAKESYLCGDKIIAVALATGAQAIHPGYGFLSENADFADACHAAGLVFIGPPASAMRAMGSKSAAKSLMEKANVPLVPGYHGEEQDADFLHTQADKIGYPVLLKASAGGGGKGMRVIENSTDFKAALASCKREAISSFGDDKVLAEKYLSRPRHIEIQVFADTLGNCIYLFERDCSVQRRHQKVLEEAPAPGMPADRRAAMGEAAVAAAKAVGYVGAGTVEFIANQDGSFYFMEMNTRLQVEHPVTEMITGTDLVEWQLRVAFGEPLPKKQSELAIHGHAIEARIYAENPEKGFLPSIGTLRHMQSPSAVTFELGGTLVPAAVRIDSGVREGDAISPFYDPMIAKLIVWGADRREALVRMAQALAEYQIVGLASNIAFLKRLVEGQAFSSADLDTGLIERNQASLFPALQAAPDTALALASVALLLEEKAATEAQSLQRADPWGNALGWRLNSTLGRSLSFADEFTLAGEGKAYAARVAYKTDGWLFNGQALTLTAHTGNELHIKLGERAVHGTVLRDGEQFHVFTNGLHYTLHYNDPMAHAGEVEAEGGRLTAPMPGKVVAVLVNKGQDVKKGEPLVIMEAMKMEHTIAAPHDGLVEDVLYAVGDQVADGAPLLAFKAAA from the coding sequence ATGTTCACTAAAATCCTGATCGCCAACCGCGGCGAAATCGCTTGCCGTGTCGCCGCTACCGCGCGCCGCATGGGCATCCAGACCGTCGCCGTGTATTCGGAAGCGGACGCCAACGCCAAGCACGTCGCCGTGTGCGACGAAGCCGTCTTGATCGGCCCCGCGCCGGCCAAGGAAAGCTATCTGTGCGGCGACAAGATCATCGCCGTGGCGCTGGCCACTGGTGCCCAGGCGATTCACCCCGGCTATGGTTTCCTGTCCGAGAACGCCGACTTCGCCGACGCCTGCCACGCTGCGGGCCTCGTCTTCATCGGCCCGCCGGCGTCCGCCATGCGCGCCATGGGCTCCAAGTCGGCCGCCAAGTCGCTGATGGAAAAGGCGAATGTGCCGCTGGTGCCCGGCTACCACGGCGAAGAACAGGATGCGGATTTCCTGCACACGCAAGCCGACAAGATCGGCTACCCCGTGCTGCTGAAAGCCTCGGCTGGCGGCGGCGGCAAGGGCATGCGCGTCATTGAAAACAGCACCGACTTCAAGGCCGCGCTGGCCTCGTGCAAGCGCGAAGCGATCAGCTCTTTCGGCGACGACAAGGTGCTGGCCGAAAAATACCTGTCGCGTCCACGGCATATCGAAATCCAGGTGTTCGCCGACACGCTCGGCAACTGCATCTACCTGTTCGAGCGCGATTGCTCGGTGCAGCGCCGTCATCAAAAGGTGCTGGAAGAAGCGCCTGCGCCGGGCATGCCAGCCGACCGACGCGCGGCCATGGGCGAGGCGGCCGTTGCCGCCGCCAAGGCCGTCGGCTACGTCGGCGCGGGCACGGTCGAATTCATCGCCAACCAGGATGGTTCGTTCTACTTCATGGAGATGAACACGCGCCTGCAAGTGGAACATCCGGTGACGGAAATGATCACCGGCACCGACCTGGTGGAATGGCAGTTGCGCGTCGCCTTTGGCGAGCCGCTGCCGAAAAAACAAAGCGAACTGGCGATCCACGGCCACGCCATCGAGGCGCGCATCTATGCGGAAAATCCGGAGAAGGGCTTTTTGCCATCGATCGGCACCCTGCGCCACATGCAGTCGCCTTCGGCCGTCACGTTCGAGCTCGGTGGCACGCTGGTTCCCGCCGCCGTGCGCATCGATTCGGGCGTGCGCGAAGGCGATGCGATCTCGCCATTCTACGACCCGATGATCGCCAAGCTGATCGTCTGGGGCGCGGACCGCCGCGAGGCGCTGGTGCGCATGGCGCAGGCGCTGGCCGAATACCAGATCGTCGGCCTGGCCAGCAATATCGCCTTTTTGAAACGCCTGGTCGAAGGCCAGGCATTCAGCTCTGCCGATCTCGATACGGGTTTGATCGAGCGTAATCAAGCGTCGCTGTTCCCCGCCCTGCAGGCGGCGCCCGACACGGCCCTGGCGCTGGCGTCCGTCGCCTTGCTGCTGGAAGAAAAAGCGGCCACCGAAGCGCAATCGCTGCAGCGCGCCGACCCGTGGGGCAATGCCCTCGGCTGGCGTCTGAACAGCACCCTGGGCCGCAGCCTGTCGTTCGCCGATGAATTCACCTTGGCCGGCGAGGGCAAGGCCTATGCGGCGCGCGTTGCCTACAAAACGGATGGCTGGCTGTTCAACGGCCAAGCCCTCACCCTGACGGCGCACACAGGCAACGAGCTGCACATCAAACTGGGCGAGCGTGCCGTGCACGGCACGGTGCTGCGCGATGGAGAACAGTTCCACGTATTTACCAACGGCTTGCACTACACCCTGCACTACAACGATCCGATGGCGCATGCGGGCGAAGTGGAAGCGGAAGGCGGCCGCCTGACGGCGCCGATGCCGGGCAAGGTCGTCGCCGTACTGGTGAACAAGGGCCAGGACGTCAAGAAGGGCGAGCCTCTGGTCATCATGGAAGCGATGAAGATGGAGCACACGATCGCCGCGCCGCACGACGGCCTGGTGGAAGACGTGCTGTATGCGGTCGGCGACCAGGTGGCCGATGGCGCGCCGCTGCTGGCCTTCAAGGCTGCCGCATAG
- a CDS encoding 2-hydroxyacid dehydrogenase: MRILLQRSDGKEAAWISDLRDLLPEADIIFWREGEAVAPCDYAVVWQPPAAMLPELANVKAIFNTGAGVDALLKFGDALPAHVPLVRLDDAGMGVQMAEYVSHAVLRHFRRFDDYEAQGRAGIWQPLPAFDKADFPVGVLGMGVLGTRVLQALAQFEFPLRGWSRSPKHADGVQCHAGEEGLEAFLRGTRVLVCMLPLTPDTHNLLDRARLSMLLPGAYVINVARGAHIAEQDLLTLIRSGHIAGATLDVFRNEPLPQQHPFWQEPRITITPHISAATLRRESVAQIAAKMRRLQAGEVVAGIVNRLQGY, encoded by the coding sequence ATGCGCATCCTGTTACAACGTTCGGACGGCAAGGAAGCGGCGTGGATCAGCGACTTGCGCGACTTGCTGCCCGAGGCCGACATTATCTTCTGGCGCGAAGGCGAAGCGGTCGCGCCGTGCGACTACGCCGTCGTGTGGCAGCCGCCCGCCGCCATGCTGCCCGAACTGGCCAACGTCAAAGCCATCTTCAACACGGGCGCTGGCGTCGACGCGCTGTTGAAATTTGGCGATGCGCTGCCGGCCCACGTGCCGCTGGTGCGCCTGGACGACGCGGGCATGGGTGTGCAGATGGCCGAATATGTGAGCCACGCCGTGCTGCGCCACTTCCGCCGCTTCGACGATTACGAGGCGCAGGGCCGCGCCGGCATCTGGCAGCCGCTGCCAGCGTTCGACAAGGCGGATTTCCCCGTCGGCGTGCTGGGCATGGGCGTGCTGGGCACGCGCGTGCTGCAAGCGCTGGCGCAGTTTGAATTCCCCTTGCGGGGATGGAGCCGCAGCCCAAAACACGCCGATGGCGTGCAATGCCACGCGGGCGAAGAGGGACTCGAAGCATTCTTGCGCGGCACGCGCGTGCTGGTGTGCATGCTGCCGCTCACGCCGGACACGCACAACCTGCTCGACCGCGCGCGCCTGTCGATGCTGCTGCCGGGCGCCTATGTCATCAACGTGGCGCGCGGCGCGCATATCGCCGAGCAGGATCTGCTGACACTGATCCGCTCCGGGCATATCGCCGGCGCGACACTCGACGTATTCCGCAACGAGCCGCTGCCGCAGCAGCACCCGTTCTGGCAAGAACCCCGCATCACCATCACGCCGCATATTTCGGCCGCCACCCTGCGCCGCGAAAGCGTGGCGCAGATCGCCGCCAAGATGCGCCGCCTGCAAGCCGGAGAAGTCGTCGCCGGCATCGTCAACCGTTTGCAAGGATATTGA
- a CDS encoding hydroxymethylglutaryl-CoA lyase, whose amino-acid sequence MNAQASLPQQVKIVEVGPRDGLQNEKETISAAVKIELVDRLTLAGFANIEAASFVSPKWVPQMATSAEVMDKIARRAGTIYSALTPNMQGFDAALAAKADEVVIFGSASEAFSQKNINCSIAESIARFEGVAKAAKEHGLRLRGSISCAFGCPYQGEVPLDAVADVVGRMRDLGCDEIDIADTIGVATPRKTQAVMARAIAAFHVGGLSGHFHDTYGQALANIYASLETGIAIYHSSVSGLGGCPYAKGATGNVATEDVLYMMQGLGIATGIDLDLVVDAGQFISQQLGRKGSSRAGNAIAAKRAAV is encoded by the coding sequence ATGAATGCTCAAGCTAGTTTGCCCCAGCAGGTCAAGATCGTCGAAGTGGGTCCGCGCGACGGCCTGCAAAACGAGAAGGAAACCATCAGCGCCGCCGTCAAGATCGAACTGGTCGACCGCCTGACCCTGGCCGGCTTCGCCAACATCGAGGCGGCGTCGTTCGTCTCGCCGAAATGGGTGCCGCAGATGGCCACCAGCGCGGAAGTAATGGACAAGATCGCGCGCCGCGCTGGCACGATTTATTCGGCGCTGACGCCGAACATGCAGGGCTTTGATGCGGCACTGGCGGCGAAGGCCGATGAAGTGGTGATCTTCGGCTCCGCCTCGGAGGCCTTCTCGCAAAAGAACATCAACTGCTCGATCGCCGAATCGATTGCCCGCTTCGAAGGCGTGGCGAAGGCGGCCAAGGAACACGGCCTGCGCCTGCGCGGCAGCATCAGCTGCGCCTTCGGCTGCCCCTACCAGGGCGAAGTGCCGCTGGACGCCGTGGCCGACGTGGTGGGCCGCATGCGCGACCTCGGTTGCGACGAGATCGACATCGCCGACACCATCGGCGTGGCCACGCCGCGCAAAACGCAGGCGGTGATGGCGCGCGCGATTGCCGCCTTCCACGTGGGCGGCCTGTCCGGCCACTTCCACGATACCTACGGCCAGGCGCTGGCGAATATCTACGCCAGCCTGGAAACGGGCATCGCCATCTATCACTCGTCCGTCTCGGGCCTGGGCGGCTGCCCCTACGCCAAGGGTGCCACTGGCAACGTGGCGACCGAAGACGTGCTGTACATGATGCAAGGGCTGGGGATTGCCACCGGCATCGACCTCGACCTGGTGGTCGACGCGGGCCAGTTCATCTCGCAGCAACTGGGACGCAAGGGTTCCAGCCGGGCGGGCAACGCCATCGCGGCGAAACGCGCCGCTGTTTGA
- a CDS encoding nucleotidyltransferase domain-containing protein yields MFSKTQQRVLALLFGQAQRSFYANEIIAFAAIGSGAVQRELAKLVKSALVTVKKVGNQKHYQANHDAPIFDELRSIVLKTFGVADVLRVALQSHWQEIDLAFVYGSMAKGTEQAHSDIDLMVIGSMASNAQLLTALQPVQQQLGRSINPTLYTPEEWRQRIDEGKSFVVRILEQPKIFVKGGDDEFIKLASAGESGAHRPAQG; encoded by the coding sequence TTGTTTTCCAAGACACAGCAACGCGTGCTGGCCTTGCTCTTTGGCCAGGCGCAACGCTCTTTCTATGCGAATGAAATCATCGCCTTCGCGGCCATCGGTTCGGGTGCAGTGCAACGCGAGCTGGCCAAGCTGGTGAAATCGGCCCTGGTCACGGTGAAAAAGGTGGGCAACCAGAAGCATTACCAGGCGAATCACGATGCGCCGATATTCGACGAGCTGCGCAGCATCGTACTGAAAACCTTCGGCGTGGCCGATGTGCTGCGCGTTGCGCTGCAGTCGCACTGGCAGGAAATCGACTTGGCTTTCGTGTATGGTTCCATGGCCAAGGGCACGGAACAGGCGCACAGCGATATCGACCTGATGGTGATCGGCAGCATGGCATCAAACGCCCAGTTACTGACGGCCTTGCAGCCAGTGCAGCAGCAACTGGGGCGCAGCATCAACCCGACCTTGTACACGCCAGAAGAATGGCGGCAGAGAATAGACGAGGGCAAGTCGTTCGTCGTGCGCATCCTCGAACAGCCCAAGATTTTTGTCAAAGGGGGCGACGATGAATTCATCAAGCTCGCAAGCGCTGGCGAATCTGGCGCGCATCGGCCAGCTCAAGGCTGA
- the rsmI gene encoding 16S rRNA (cytidine(1402)-2'-O)-methyltransferase, with the protein MTVQEISSIASLPIMTEAAHQVYPIATLYIVATPIGNVTDISLRALHLLSLADAVACEDTRNTAHLLTRFGLNKPLIAAHQHNEREVAQTLIARLHAGERIALVSDAGTPAVSDPGARIVDAVRAAGLRVLPLPGPSAAITAISASGLLNDQFYFVGFLPAKAKQRENMLHSLRGVTATMVFYEAPHRILDCATALVEAFEPTRQVVFARELTKLFEEIHRCPLSEAEAWIRADAHREKGEFVVLLEGATQAQDAEDVEAERILNILLAECSVKQAANLTAQITGRKKNALYERALQLKGQE; encoded by the coding sequence ATGACCGTACAAGAAATCAGTTCCATCGCCAGCCTGCCCATCATGACAGAGGCGGCGCACCAGGTCTATCCTATCGCAACATTGTATATAGTGGCCACGCCGATCGGCAATGTGACCGATATCAGCCTGCGCGCGCTGCATTTGCTGAGCCTTGCCGATGCCGTCGCCTGTGAAGATACGCGCAACACGGCGCACCTGCTGACGCGCTTTGGCTTGAACAAGCCTCTGATTGCGGCGCATCAGCATAATGAACGCGAAGTGGCGCAGACCCTGATCGCCCGCCTGCACGCCGGCGAGCGCATCGCGCTCGTGTCCGACGCCGGCACGCCCGCCGTGTCCGACCCGGGCGCGCGCATCGTCGACGCCGTGCGCGCGGCCGGCCTGCGCGTGCTGCCCCTGCCCGGCCCGTCGGCGGCGATCACCGCCATTTCCGCCAGCGGCTTGTTGAATGACCAGTTTTACTTTGTCGGCTTCCTGCCAGCCAAGGCCAAGCAGCGCGAAAACATGCTGCACAGCCTGCGCGGCGTGACGGCGACCATGGTGTTTTATGAAGCGCCGCACCGCATCCTCGACTGCGCCACGGCCCTGGTGGAAGCGTTCGAACCGACGCGCCAGGTGGTGTTCGCGCGCGAACTGACGAAACTGTTCGAGGAAATCCACCGCTGCCCCCTGTCCGAAGCGGAGGCGTGGATACGTGCAGATGCGCACCGCGAAAAGGGCGAATTCGTCGTCCTGCTGGAAGGCGCCACGCAAGCGCAGGACGCGGAAGACGTGGAAGCGGAGCGCATCCTGAACATTTTATTGGCCGAGTGCAGCGTCAAGCAGGCGGCGAACCTGACGGCGCAAATCACGGGGCGCAAGAAGAATGCGCTGTATGAAAGGGCGTTGCAGTTGAAGGGGCAGGAATAA
- a CDS encoding penicillin-binding protein activator, with protein sequence MPPKPPTPEPVTFAVAVPDITAYDGNGAPLAPITTRPATGTPLDMPAATAPAPSDGKVHHIGLLLPLRSASLGPAAELLRAGFMAAYERDRSGFEVTVIDTGDGSSDVLNKFAQAQEEQDIVVGPLSRSAVTAVANSDLVRKPTIALNHPDNRGEARLPAKLLVMGLSIEAEARQVAAWAASEQPGASALVLSAGSPSQRRISAAFKQEWLRQGGKIETMDLTATNGYLSDAELVQLRARLAATPPGLLFAALDADQARQLRVAIGSDLPLYGTSSLNPGAGRGASGPELDGVRLLDLPWQVQRDHPQVMVYPQPEQPAERRLTADMERLYALGIDAFRVAREVALRPNAPFTLDGVTGRLAVRFENDQSVFERTEQAATYQQGVLGTWPPAVPATPPVQ encoded by the coding sequence GTGCCGCCCAAGCCGCCCACGCCCGAACCGGTGACGTTTGCCGTGGCCGTGCCCGATATTACCGCGTATGACGGCAACGGCGCGCCACTCGCGCCCATCACCACCAGGCCGGCCACCGGCACGCCACTCGACATGCCGGCCGCCACGGCGCCGGCGCCGTCCGACGGCAAGGTCCACCACATCGGCCTGCTGCTGCCGCTGCGCTCGGCTTCCCTGGGTCCGGCCGCCGAATTGCTGCGCGCCGGCTTCATGGCCGCGTACGAGCGCGACCGCAGCGGCTTTGAAGTGACGGTGATCGATACGGGCGACGGCAGCAGCGACGTGCTGAACAAGTTTGCGCAAGCGCAAGAAGAACAGGACATCGTCGTCGGGCCTTTGTCGCGCTCGGCCGTCACGGCCGTGGCGAACAGCGACCTGGTGCGCAAACCAACGATCGCCCTGAACCACCCGGACAACCGCGGTGAAGCGCGTCTGCCGGCCAAGCTGCTGGTGATGGGCCTGTCGATCGAGGCGGAAGCGCGCCAGGTTGCCGCCTGGGCCGCCAGCGAACAGCCGGGTGCCAGCGCGCTGGTCCTGTCGGCCGGATCGCCCTCGCAGCGCCGCATCAGCGCCGCCTTCAAGCAGGAATGGCTGCGCCAAGGCGGCAAGATCGAAACGATGGACTTGACGGCAACGAATGGCTACCTGAGCGATGCCGAGCTGGTGCAGCTGCGCGCGCGCCTGGCCGCCACGCCGCCGGGCCTGCTGTTTGCCGCGCTCGACGCCGACCAGGCGCGCCAGCTGCGCGTGGCCATCGGCAGCGATCTGCCGCTGTATGGCACTTCGTCCTTGAATCCCGGCGCCGGGCGCGGCGCCAGCGGGCCTGAGCTCGACGGTGTGCGCCTGCTGGACTTGCCATGGCAAGTCCAGCGCGACCATCCGCAAGTGATGGTGTATCCACAGCCCGAGCAACCTGCCGAACGCCGGCTGACGGCCGACATGGAACGCCTGTACGCGCTGGGCATCGATGCCTTCCGCGTGGCGCGCGAAGTGGCGCTGCGCCCGAACGCGCCATTTACCCTCGATGGCGTGACGGGCCGCCTGGCCGTGCGCTTCGAAAATGATCAAAGCGTGTTCGAACGCACGGAGCAAGCCGCCACCTACCAGCAGGGCGTGCTGGGCACCTGGCCACCGGCCGTGCCGGCCACGCCACCGGTACAGTAA
- a CDS encoding YraN family protein, which translates to MPPFAFWNKRERGRQGEDDALAYLLLQGLMLLERNYLCKGGELDLIMRDGASVVFVEVRLRSSAAFGGALASITPAKQRRMVVAAQTWLLRQKTVPPCRFDALAIDGGRISWLKNILDM; encoded by the coding sequence ATGCCGCCCTTCGCTTTCTGGAACAAACGGGAACGGGGACGGCAGGGAGAAGACGATGCGCTCGCGTATCTGTTGCTGCAAGGCCTGATGCTGCTAGAGCGCAACTATCTGTGCAAGGGTGGGGAACTCGACCTGATCATGCGCGATGGCGCCTCGGTCGTCTTCGTCGAAGTGCGGCTGCGCAGCAGTGCGGCCTTCGGCGGCGCTCTGGCCAGCATCACGCCAGCCAAGCAGCGGCGCATGGTGGTGGCCGCGCAAACCTGGCTGCTGAGGCAAAAAACCGTGCCGCCGTGCCGCTTCGACGCGCTGGCCATCGACGGCGGGCGCATCAGCTGGTTGAAGAACATCCTCGATATGTAA
- a CDS encoding phosphoheptose isomerase, whose translation MNNQRILSHFHESAELKIQAATVLAQPIAQAIDLMFYALSNGNKILACGNGGSAADCQHFAAELVGRFERERFPLPALALTTDTSILTAVANDYSYREIFSKQVQAFGQAGDILLAISTSGNSANVMAAVEAALEREMRVVALTGKDGGAIGKMLTDADVHICVPAERTARIQEVHLTTIHCICDGIDVALFGGDVND comes from the coding sequence ATGAATAATCAACGCATCCTCTCGCACTTCCACGAAAGTGCCGAACTCAAGATCCAGGCCGCCACCGTACTGGCGCAACCGATTGCGCAGGCGATCGACCTGATGTTTTATGCATTGTCCAACGGCAACAAGATCCTCGCCTGCGGCAACGGCGGTTCCGCCGCCGACTGCCAGCATTTCGCAGCCGAGCTGGTCGGGCGCTTCGAACGCGAGCGCTTTCCGCTGCCGGCCCTGGCGCTGACGACGGATACGTCGATCCTGACGGCCGTGGCCAACGACTACAGCTACCGCGAGATTTTCTCGAAGCAGGTGCAGGCCTTCGGCCAGGCCGGCGACATCTTGCTGGCCATCTCCACGTCGGGCAATTCGGCCAATGTGATGGCGGCCGTGGAAGCGGCGCTCGAGCGCGAAATGCGCGTCGTGGCGCTGACGGGCAAGGACGGCGGCGCCATCGGCAAGATGCTGACGGACGCCGACGTGCATATCTGCGTGCCGGCCGAGCGCACGGCGCGCATCCAGGAAGTCCATCTGACCACCATACATTGCATCTGCGACGGCATCGACGTCGCGCTATTCGGAGGAGACGTGAATGACTAA
- a CDS encoding BON domain-containing protein, with protein MTKFGTGAGWKRVQRPLATALLCGAMLTSLTGCIELMVGGAVMGGVAAADRRTLGAQTEDKSIALKGESRIPSITGDVGHVNVTSFNRRVLLTGEVRDEAMKNAVEREVRNIEGVESVANELIIAGPASYTSRSNDALITTKVKASLVDMKTISAASFKVVTENATVFLMGRVTQREGTVAADVARGVGGVQKVVKLFDYISEAELKQLQPDPAPARTTSTGDTAQQ; from the coding sequence ATGACTAAATTCGGTACTGGCGCAGGCTGGAAACGCGTGCAACGCCCATTGGCCACCGCATTGCTGTGCGGCGCCATGCTCACCTCGCTCACCGGCTGCATCGAATTGATGGTCGGCGGCGCGGTGATGGGCGGCGTAGCCGCAGCGGACCGCCGCACCCTGGGCGCCCAGACCGAAGACAAGTCGATCGCCCTCAAAGGCGAGTCGCGCATCCCCTCCATCACCGGCGACGTGGGCCACGTCAACGTCACCAGCTTCAACCGTCGCGTCCTGCTGACGGGCGAAGTGCGCGACGAGGCGATGAAAAATGCCGTCGAGCGCGAAGTACGCAATATCGAGGGCGTGGAATCGGTGGCCAATGAATTGATCATCGCCGGCCCGGCCAGCTATACGTCGCGCTCGAACGACGCGCTGATCACCACCAAGGTCAAGGCCAGCCTGGTCGACATGAAAACCATCTCGGCGGCCTCGTTCAAGGTCGTCACCGAGAACGCCACCGTCTTCCTGATGGGCAGAGTCACCCAGCGCGAAGGCACGGTCGCGGCCGACGTGGCGCGCGGCGTGGGCGGCGTGCAGAAAGTGGTCAAGCTGTTCGACTACATTTCGGAAGCGGAACTGAAGCAGTTGCAGCCCGATCCGGCGCCAGCACGCACCACCAGCACTGGCGACACGGCGCAGCAATAA
- a CDS encoding peroxiredoxin family protein produces MSTTPSASKSWVKPALIAVFVAGVAAAAYLSLNDKQSAPDVTFHGIHGEKITSNSLRGKVVMVNFWATSCTTCVAEMPDMVDTYNKYKGQGLEFVAVAMKYDPANYVLNFAETRQLPFKVALDVTGEAAKAYGDVALTPTTFVLDKQGKILKRYVGKPEFAELHKLLESAIAG; encoded by the coding sequence ATGTCAACTACGCCATCCGCAAGCAAGTCCTGGGTCAAGCCAGCCCTGATCGCCGTCTTCGTGGCGGGCGTGGCGGCAGCCGCTTATCTGTCGCTCAATGACAAGCAAAGCGCGCCGGACGTGACCTTCCACGGCATCCATGGCGAGAAAATCACCTCAAACAGCCTGCGCGGCAAGGTCGTGATGGTCAATTTCTGGGCCACCTCGTGCACCACCTGCGTGGCGGAAATGCCGGACATGGTCGACACCTACAACAAGTACAAGGGGCAGGGACTGGAATTCGTGGCCGTGGCCATGAAATACGATCCGGCCAACTACGTGCTGAACTTCGCCGAAACGCGCCAGCTGCCGTTCAAGGTGGCACTCGACGTGACGGGCGAGGCGGCCAAGGCCTACGGCGACGTGGCCCTGACGCCCACCACCTTCGTCCTGGACAAGCAGGGCAAGATCCTCAAGCGCTATGTAGGCAAGCCGGAATTCGCGGAACTGCACAAGCTGCTCGAGTCCGCCATCGCAGGCTAA
- a CDS encoding sigma-70 family RNA polymerase sigma factor has translation MSPAAQSLDPQQLKTWLLAAGNKDATAFRQLYHSTSSKLFGFALRILHKQELAEEALQEGFVAIWNNAATYQSHLAAPMTWMATIVRNKAFDVLRRSDDTVEIDAEQFDSEVMNALRDPQATPIESLQLSGDAKALAFCMSALEGLHRQVVALAFYHDLSHSEVAQQMSLPIGTVKTWIRRSLERLRTCLAKREAS, from the coding sequence GTGTCCCCAGCCGCCCAATCGCTCGACCCGCAGCAACTGAAAACCTGGCTGCTTGCCGCCGGTAACAAGGACGCCACCGCGTTCCGCCAGCTCTATCACTCCACCTCATCGAAACTGTTTGGCTTCGCGCTGCGTATATTGCATAAGCAAGAGCTCGCTGAAGAAGCCTTGCAAGAGGGGTTCGTCGCCATCTGGAACAATGCCGCCACTTACCAGAGCCATCTGGCGGCGCCGATGACCTGGATGGCCACCATCGTGCGCAACAAGGCGTTCGATGTGCTGCGGCGCAGCGACGATACCGTGGAAATCGATGCCGAACAGTTTGATAGCGAAGTCATGAATGCACTCCGAGACCCCCAGGCCACGCCGATCGAGTCGCTGCAACTGAGCGGTGACGCCAAGGCGCTGGCGTTTTGCATGTCGGCCCTGGAAGGGCTGCACCGGCAGGTGGTCGCCCTGGCCTTCTATCACGACCTGTCGCATAGCGAAGTGGCGCAGCAGATGTCGCTGCCAATCGGCACCGTGAAGACCTGGATACGCCGTAGCCTGGAACGGCTGCGCACGTGCCTGGCGAAACGGGAGGCATCATGA